The Methanohalophilus levihalophilus genome has a segment encoding these proteins:
- a CDS encoding 4Fe-4S binding protein: protein MEQRNSITSKLKISKRRETYRLIFQLIGLSIFVYFGRESTIYVILLTLPLAVLIGPAYCGWMCPRGMFQNIAGIVGRKFLGKRYNRLVSRKVHDKLRFFRYVLLLFVLATVILYEFEVLGVSVEAAIADGLVAIMVLSILLSFFVDRAACRYFCKDGAFASLVNLVKIRKIRRDKSLCNSCGICDKVCPMWIEVSTKGAVEDHSCISCFKCICACPQDALSIEE, encoded by the coding sequence TTGGAACAAAGGAACAGTATCACTTCAAAACTGAAAATCTCAAAAAGACGTGAAACCTACAGGCTTATTTTCCAGCTAATCGGGCTTTCAATCTTCGTTTATTTCGGAAGGGAGTCAACGATATATGTCATTCTCCTGACCCTTCCCCTGGCAGTACTTATAGGTCCTGCTTATTGTGGATGGATGTGCCCGAGGGGGATGTTCCAGAACATTGCAGGCATTGTTGGAAGGAAGTTTCTTGGCAAGCGATATAACCGGTTGGTTTCCCGAAAGGTGCACGATAAGTTGAGATTCTTCAGGTATGTTCTCCTGCTTTTTGTATTGGCAACCGTGATTCTTTATGAGTTTGAAGTACTTGGTGTATCTGTAGAAGCGGCTATTGCTGACGGGCTTGTTGCAATAATGGTACTTTCGATTCTGCTTTCCTTTTTTGTTGACAGGGCAGCGTGCAGATATTTTTGCAAGGATGGGGCATTTGCATCTCTGGTAAATCTGGTTAAAATCAGGAAAATCAGGCGTGATAAATCCCTTTGCAATTCCTGCGGGATATGTGACAAGGTCTGCCCAATGTGGATTGAAGTTTCAACTAAGGGTGCTGTGGAGGATCATTCCTGCATAAGCTGCTTCAAGTGCATTTGTGCTTGTCCTCAGGATGCTCTTAGCATAGAAGAGTAA
- a CDS encoding tripartite tricarboxylate transporter permease produces the protein MYENITITYLVASIVIGYLLGVISGLIPGIHTNNFALLLLSLSPIFIELGISPIYVAVAILSNSISHTFHDIIPAIFLGAPNDDVALAVLPGHRLLLDGYGAEAVRLSALGSAGSVVFSVILALPLIFFFANNYSLVQENMALILILISTVLIITEKGETVPGQGSLARLRFVFYALLIFLISGSLGYIAFRTEYLAKPILDIGEPTVLLPLLSGLFGASQLIISMMSDAHVPTKNISQMKLPSKNIARGIFTGSLAGSLVAWLPGVSSSTATVMTRLMIPENFSKEQNDEDLLEKAKEFIVSVSGVNTSNAIFGLFALAIIEKTRSGAMVAIDSLLSGTGINSTFILMCIIALLTASLFSYISTVAIGNNIHRVLEKIEYSKVCKGVLAFLCVTVTVLTGFYGLLLFVIATTIGMLPPFMKVRRAHAMGVILLPVILYFL, from the coding sequence ATGTACGAAAATATAACAATCACATATCTTGTTGCCTCCATTGTTATCGGATACCTACTTGGAGTGATCTCCGGCCTCATACCGGGAATACACACTAATAACTTCGCACTTCTCCTACTTTCCCTATCACCAATTTTCATCGAGTTAGGAATCTCTCCGATATATGTAGCCGTGGCAATTCTTTCCAACTCAATTTCACACACGTTCCACGATATAATACCTGCAATATTTCTTGGAGCACCAAATGATGATGTCGCACTTGCTGTACTCCCGGGACATCGCCTGCTTCTGGATGGTTATGGTGCGGAAGCCGTACGGCTTTCAGCCCTTGGGAGTGCAGGCTCCGTTGTATTTTCTGTGATTCTTGCACTTCCCCTCATCTTCTTTTTTGCAAATAATTATTCGTTGGTACAGGAAAACATGGCGTTAATACTTATTCTGATCTCGACTGTCCTGATTATTACGGAAAAGGGAGAAACGGTACCCGGACAGGGGTCACTGGCCCGGCTTCGTTTCGTTTTTTATGCGCTTTTAATTTTCCTGATAAGCGGGAGCCTTGGTTATATTGCATTCAGAACGGAGTATCTTGCAAAACCCATACTCGATATCGGAGAGCCCACCGTATTGCTTCCGCTCTTGAGCGGCTTATTCGGAGCTTCACAATTGATCATCAGTATGATGTCAGATGCACATGTTCCCACCAAAAACATCTCGCAGATGAAGCTTCCATCCAAAAACATCGCCAGAGGAATTTTCACAGGAAGCCTTGCAGGTTCTCTTGTAGCATGGTTACCCGGAGTATCATCATCCACTGCAACTGTTATGACCAGACTTATGATTCCGGAGAACTTTTCAAAAGAGCAAAATGACGAGGATCTGCTTGAAAAAGCGAAGGAGTTTATTGTCTCTGTTTCAGGTGTAAATACAAGCAATGCCATTTTCGGTTTATTCGCACTTGCAATAATTGAAAAAACAAGAAGCGGAGCAATGGTTGCAATAGATAGTTTGCTCTCCGGCACCGGAATTAACAGCACATTCATACTTATGTGTATTATTGCACTCCTGACAGCGTCACTTTTTTCCTACATCTCAACGGTAGCTATCGGAAATAACATCCACAGAGTACTGGAAAAAATTGAATATTCAAAGGTTTGCAAAGGCGTTCTTGCGTTTCTTTGCGTTACAGTAACAGTATTAACAGGCTTTTACGGCCTCCTTCTTTTTGTGATTGCCACTACCATCGGCATGTTACCACCATTTATGAAAGTCAGAAGAGCACATGCAATGGGAGTAATCCTGTTGCCGGTGATACTATATTTCCTGTAA